The DNA region AAAGGGTATATAAATAGAGGCCTTGAATAGAAAGAGTGCTAGGATTTAGTGCTAGAAAGAGTGCTAGGATTGAATAGAAAGGGGTGTAGTGCTAAAGCGAAAACAAAAGCGAGGATTGCTTCAGTTTGACAGGACGACTGCCTTCATATCTTACCAGCaaaacataagcatctctaaacACTAATAGTAACAAAATAAGCGGGATTGTATCATGATGATAAAAATTGCAAATATTTATACACGATGTAATTTCCTTTGGACCATGAGAGGTGGATGATGTCCTTGGgctatgacgtcctgggccatgaagcgcatAATGGAgaatttgcaggccatgaaatggtgtcttTAGGCTATGAAGATGGTGTCTTCAAACTATGACGCCTTTAAATAATGATGTGCAAAGTTGGAtccttaatccatgaaataatgtttttaggccatgaaaatggtgccttaAGACTATGGCACCTTCGGATTATGCAATAATTATGAGTTAGGGAAAGCATATATGTCTGCTTAGAAGATCATTGCTCGAGTTGTCATCCACTTCAGAGAAGCTAATGCACTCACTTTGATATTGGTTTTTGAGACTCCCCTCCTTCCACTACTAGAAAATGGCTATTTTCTAGCTGCCAAAAATGGTCGGAATGCGGTCAGAAAATGTTAATTTTTGATTACATTCATACCGAAAAATCGTAGTCGCAAAATAGCTGGTCTAAAATAGTTTGCGACTGAATCGATCCGTAATTTGCGATTACAGCAGTCGCAAAGTCAAAATAAAAAAACGACTAATAAATGTCGCCAACTGTCTGACTGATGCGGCCGTAAttgatttaatttaaatttaaattttatattagCTTTCCCACTACTTCGGTCACAAACggtatatataattataattttctttattctttctcaCCGGAGTGGTCGCAAATAATAttaagtatttttattttatttgagttTTTCCACTATTGTGGtcgtaaaattaaattaatattatttatttatttatattttccacTACTACGGTCACAGAcctaatttaatattatttttttaatttaattttctcACTACAGTATAAAATATAACATTATATAACCAATTCAAAAAACAACTCGAAATaaaaaatcaaagagaaaattAAGAAAAGTAAGAACCACGGATTCCAACATGAACACATAAAAACTGCCTTCTAATGAAATTAAAATTACCCATTTAAAGATTGTGCCTTAGAACTGAAGATGgaaaaaataaacagaaaaaGGAATAACAAACTTACTCGTATGAGGATatgagaagaaagagagagagctGAGTAGTGATTAGTGATTTACCTCGTCAGTCGCATAGGAGGAGTGGACGAGAGATCGAAGAACAACAGCTTCAAGGGTGAAATATCGGTCGagtagagagagatagaggaaatTGGGGAAATAGGATTTTGACTTGAAATATTAGATTAAGGTTATTGACTATTGCTCGCAAACTCACTtaaatattcttttatcattttaatttaaattttgcGAACGATGCGGTCGCTTAGTGGGTCAATTgatatttttgactttttaatgtTTGACCGAACCGGTCGCAAAAGTGAAGGAGGGAAATTGGCGCGCTGTTTTCCCACTACTTTTGTCGAAATAATAgtcgattttctttttattttatttttaagtaataaaaattcaattttttttcgaTTACTGCGGTTGCAAAAGCAGTCCCATTAGCGACGGCTTCATTTTCAATCGGAAATTTCGGTCACAAATTGATGTTTTTCTAGTAGTGTTCAGTAACCATTTATTTTTGGAAGCAGCTTCATCATACATCGAGCACATAATGGGATACAGTTACACGACCACATTCAGGTCTCCTTTTTAGGTAAACTTTGAGATCTTTGTTGCTATGTCTCCCCAACCCTTGTTTGGAGCTAGTTCAAGAACTACAACGCCTGATCTCCTTTCCCCTTATACTGCCACGATAATAATGAATCTGCCATAACTATTGTACTTTTGAAAACTAAGTAGTTGTGTAAATGGTCTTTTAAATCTCCAATAGTTATTCCCCCAGTCTATAATAAGTGATTTTTGGGCCTTTGGCACGccccttaagaaaatactaaCTCCTAAAAGAAAGGGACTTGactaaattacccttaattaaaatttatatattgttAACTTGACACATTGGGATATGTAAATAAGGGTAAATTTGCAAAATTAAAGTTAACACATTCTTGGTTATGTAAAAAGGACACTCATTTTGAATCAAAATAAGGTCAAAAAGGCACTTATTATAGAACGGAAAGAGTATATTTTTCTCTATGGCTTCTGATGGCAATAAATGGCATATCCAAAGCAAAGCCTTCTTGTTGATTGtcattatgtaaattaaatttCTCTTCCTCTCCACCCGGTTATGCCACTTTTCTAACCCGGAAAAATTCTCTGTGATATCGAAAGATTTACCCCGCGTTGAAATATATTGTATTAACCATGTTATGTTGATAGCGAACCATCTTTTTAATCAATCAAAAAAGCTTGAAGGAGAAGTCCCTCACTCCCTAAGCATTTTGCTTAGTAATTTTTGCTATAAAAATAGGTAGAATAGCCTGGTAGATACTTGTAATTGTTCGCATTTGTCATCTTGATCCCTATACACAACGAAATTTTATCCAAACACTTATAGTTATTCAAAGTCATTGTTTTAAACCTTTCTGACCATTGATCAAGTATGTGGCAACTTAATTGCTGAACTGGACAAAATACGTGTATTTCACGCGTATAAGGAGCATGAACATaaaaatttaatgattaaaatgggggggggggggggaattaaaaaaaatacaaaaaaatcaaattagaaaaaagaaataaaaggtcAAAGAGGTAATTTTTCTTGTTCTCTTACATTCTGCCCCCCAATAATCCCTCCCTCTTCCCCTCATTTTTCTCTATCTCCCTCCCTTCTTCACGTTACTCCTCTTCCCCCATTTTAACTCAAAACTCATAGCAACACATCCCTTCCTATCACATCTTCATCCACCATTGACATCTCTCGTTGCCACAAATCCAAAACCTCTACCATATTGGTTGCAATTTTTGGGGAAATTTTTTTCTCACATCCCCATCCCCTACTTTGGAAGATAGCctttacaaagaaagaaaatagaaatagTGGAAGAAGATCACCGATGAAATCTATTTTCGGTCACTTTTCCTGTAGCGAAATTTCAAAAAGTTTTGGATGATGTTGGTCTTTTAGGTGGTCATTTTTTATGGCCGGTTCTTCTTTTGGTGGTTGATTAGCAGTGCTATGGTGGAGTGTTGGCTGTGAAAAAACTTTGTAGATGAAGGGTGGTCGAAAAGGGACAGCACATGTTGGTGATTAGGAGATTTTTAAGAATTGTGGTTAAATACAACTAATTTGAATGGTAAATGTGTGGTGGAGAAAAAGGTGATGGAAGAAGAAGGTGGTGGAGGGATggagtaaaaaagaaaaatgaacaattttaaaataatgtgaaaaataaattaatgatGATGTGTTACAGAAAACTTGACGTGCACACTGATGTGTGatccatgtcagagatttgaagAATACGTGAGGGAAGAGGAGTTTAAAATATTGACTTTGAATAATTATAAGTGTCTGAATGAAACTTTGTTAAGTACAAGGACCAGGATGTCAAATGCTAACAAATACAAGTATCTATCATGCTATTTTGcctaaaaaatataaagaagtttGACTGCACAAGCATAAAAATTATTCCACTTGTTCTAATTTACCCCAGATTTGATTAGATTAAAAACATGGACATCACATCTCATTATATAAGCATCTCAATTATTCCACTTATTCTAATTTACCCCAAATTTGATAGATTAAAAACTTGGTCATCACATCCCATTATATAAGCATCTCAATTATTCCTCTTGTGCAAATTTTCCCCACATCTGATATGGATATTGGGTGAATGCAGAAAGATCATCGTCTTAATGCAAATTGCTTAAGAGAAGCTTGCTGCCCTACCACCAGCAGATTTGAGCTCAACTAGCGAGAAAACAAGTCAAGGGCTTTGACTTGGCTCGCCTCATCTTCCGACCCAGCATGATCTAATCATTTAGCATATTTTCATATCAAAATTTGAGAGATGGATTCAGAAAAAATGCCGAAAAACATTCTAGAATCCGCTTGGTAATTCATATGAGACAAAACGGAGTGGTTGCGATGCGAGGCTCTTCGATGGTTATTATTGTTCTATCAGTATAACTGCCTTTGTCTTGTGGGGTATTTCGGGAACTGGGGGTAGAAGCAATTTGAAGATTTCAACATATACTTTCAGTCAAAACAAAAACTCCATCCTTATTTACATCGAATAAGGACAAATACTAACACTGTTGCACTATAGCCATTGTATAGAGAGCTTTTCCCTGACTAGCTTTCTGCTTTGTTCGACTTCttgcttttcttttgtttttgcttCAGCTGAGTAAGGCCTGCAGATGTGATTTTGACATTACCTTTAACTGCAGCAACAAGCTCAGGATCTGTGCATGCCTTCATCAATTCCTTTTCTCTGCTCGTAGCCTCGGGCATGTGACTGAACAAATTCATGGCTGTCTTCGCCGCTGCCAAAGGAAAAAGATTTAGTCTAAATATTTCCTGACATATCAACCCAATAGAATAGAAAAATGGCTCTAGCGAGAGACAGGATACAAATGAGAATATAAGCCAGAATCCAATGCACACTTCTCTGTATAAAACCTTTGACAGCCGCCACAAGTTAAAAAATCAGTGACAGCATGAAATATTACCTTTTCCTTTCTTAACAGTGCCTGGAACTAATTTCACACGATATTTGTAGGATTGTAGAGCATTATAAGGACCACAGACGGGCACAGCATATAGTAGAATATCATTTGGCAATGGATTTCCAGTCAAGTAGTCCACAtcatttaatttttctttctcttcttcacCAATCTCATGAATATCCTCCTCCTCCATGACTATCCTGTCCCTGTCATTAGCAGCATTACCTGCACTGGTTAAAGAATGACCATCCCCTCCATTTGCTGTACTTTGCAGACTCTCATCTGAATTTTCCTGACAATCCCGAGAGAGATGACCCACCTTCTTACACTTGTAACATATTTTTGAAGCATCTTCAGGCCCTATAACCATGGGAACAAAATGAAGTCACAGATTCAGAGTCAATAAAACACTTTGTATGCATATTGGATTGCTATATTTATATTTCAAGCCATCCAAACTTCATCCCTATTATCACCCTGTTTTCCCTCCCACCAATAACCAAAAGCATACAAATCTATAGAGGCTTCGAAATAAGGAAGTAAAAGATTCAGAAATTGAACCTTTCCCATTTCTGGAAGTTCTTTTGGCATTTAACTGACCTAATATACAACGAAGCAGTGCTGTCAAAGGCTCATTTAAGGTGCGTTTAAGCTCTAAGCTTCAGGGACGGTGTTTCGCATAGCTTAAGCTACGCACTAAGGTGTGAGCACTCATTGCCCATGAGTTCTATCTTGAATGGAGCGGATACTAAACAACAAATATAATTGGCAAATAAGTGTATTAGTTGTTGAGGAAAACATTAACAACGAAtttgttactttttttttaaattacatatatatttttaattttgtccttCATTGCGCCCTTTTTACTAAAAGCCCACACTTAAATTGGCGCCTTGTGCTTGAAGCCCCAATAGACCTGGAGCGCTTTTTAGAGCTtttcgcctttgacaacactgcaCCGAAGGTCACAACAGATGTGAATAGCAACGTAAGTTACTTGCATTTAATCTACAACACTGtcacctttttccttttttatggaAACTAGATTTCTAATTCTAATGTGTCACTGCATAGTTTCCATCAATTGCCAAAAGGTGTCTGACCACATACAGACGTATAATACATAGGCAAATCAAAAAATTGGCTGCAGTAGAACACAAACATAAGTGAATATTTCACACTGCAGTCAATGTAGAAAAAGATAGTGTAAAATACCACTTGGCAGAAAAATTATCTATTGCAGAAACCCAATGTAACTTAAAACTGCTTCATTTTTTGCTAGTCCATATAAACAGACATCGAACTCACCAGTAGTAGCTTTTGCTCCCTTATCTGGCTCTGCATCAACCTTTTCACTCTGGATTGTTTGATCAACCTTTTCTACTTTTCCAGCAGACTGCAAATTCAGTGGAATCGTAACTAATGCATGCATTGATGGATAATGAACATGTAAAACCAACAGCACTTGAAGATCTTAGAGAAGAAGTTCATACATTCATTTGTAAACTCATACACTTTTGCTGGGAACCCAAGTGTGAATAAGCATCAAattatgaagaagaaaaaaagatggTAAATGATAAGAGGAAATCccataaaagaaaaacaatataTCAACTGCATGATCTGAGCATCAAGTATGATAACAGGACATTGCAACTGCTAAGTAGGTTAAATGTGTAATGGGAATGAAAGCTTCCAATCATGGATTGGAAATGCTCATTGGTGAACTTGAATAGATAGTCATGTTAGAGAACTTCTAGCGGAAGGAGATTCTAGTTGTGATGTGTACAGGAAAGATAAAATGGAGAGATTCCAcactgccccccccccccaaaaaaaaaaaaaggaaaaaaacccTTCTCATAGAAAAAAAATGTGACAAACTTCTTCAAAGAAGATTTATAGAAACTTTGGATGATGGTAAGACGATAATTACGTATGCAAGTAATTAGAGAACGGATTGACCACTCTTCAATGAGAGAAGGCATAATAACCAGACTAGATCAAATAAATTTCAACCGGCATCAAAAGTAACCTTTTTAAGGGCATTACAACAATTGCACTTGCTTGATACAGGGTTCGATCCACATTCACCTCCCTATGGTTGTATAAAAGAATCTAAggtaagaaagaaagaaagaaagaaagaaagaaagaaaggcgTATTGACCAAAccatatcaaataaactccaaaaGCCATGCAAGTACTTTTTGATGCAGGGTATCCACATCTCCCCCCTGGCCACCCCCCACATTGTACAAAAGAAACATTTTTATTTACCTGATTCATATTGTTCAGTTCACAAGACCTAATAGAACTATATGGAGTGGATCCAGAGAGCAGATCAGAATGAGCATCTTTACTTTAGAAGCCTGACCTTTACTTTGGCTATTAGTGCACTCCAAACCCTAGAAGCACCCATCCCACCCAAAAAATGACAGGTTTTAGCAACACATTTATGACAATCCAACCTATTATCTACATCAATTGCAAGATATCCCCATGGCTTTAGGTTACATAGGTAAAACAAGATACTCTTCATTTTATAAGTACCAAGATACTCTTGGGTAAAAGCCTTTTAAGACCCAAAGCAGGAGGCCATATACTAAGATCATTATACCTGCAAAAACGTGGAGTAGCAAACCAAACCACTGAAAATGAAACAGTTACGGAAACACAAACTGATACAATACTCACCGCCAGCAGAGCCATCCGAATACGTCGCTCCTCCTCATCCTGATCTGCATATTTCTCCTTTATCTTCTTAAGTTTACCCTTTTGCCCGCGAATGACTTTTCCTCCACCAGACTTAGAATTGTTTACATCTTCATCACACTGCTTCTGAGCCTTCTGGTTTTTCTCTGACTGCTTCTCTTGCCTAGCGGGTGCACCCTCAGTGCTATCACTGCCTTTCTTAAGCTTTCTTCTTTCCGCTTTTGTAATATAAGGCTTTTCTCTCTGTgttacttttttttcttcattaTCTTGCTGCCCTGCAGATCCTAATAGAGGAGGGACCCCATGGTTTTTAGTAGATGCAGTAGAAGATCCAATTTCGAGAGCTCTATCAATAAGATCCTCCAGCTGTGATGTCCCAGAAGTAGCCATTATCCCCAAAGAATCAGATAGACCATCATTGTTTATGCTATTAACTTTAACAGAAGAGTTGTGTGAATTGGTAACTTTATCATCAGAGATGCTCAATAGGCTATTAGATTGAACTTCATAAGAAGTGCCCGCAACACTTGACCTATCATTTGGCACATCTGTGATATCTTTATCTACAGAGGTTTCCATTGACAACTCCTCCTCAGAGTCGGAATCAGGAATTGCTAAGGATGGGTCACTTTGTTCAGCATCATTTAATCCTTCCTCTTCACCTCTAACCCTCCTTTCATTCAAGTGAAACCCCAAAGAACTTTCATCCAGGCGAAATAATATTCCAAAGCCCATAATAAGAGGGTGTGGCGGAAGAAAATTCTTTTTACCACGGATCATGAAACTGCCAACAGTAAGATATTCACCTGTCGGAGCAGTTTTACTGACCTGGTTTGGATAAACCCACCAAGCACTAGTCACTATCTTTGAGTCCCATGCCTGGCTTTGGCAAACCTAAATCACAATTTAGTAAATATTGTGAGGTTGCTGCTTCCTACCTACAGCAGATATGATAATATGAAATCTGCACAACTTACAGTGAAGCACCCAGCTTGGTTCAATGTGAGAGGAGGTATTGGCATCTCAGGTTTGTGATTCTTGATCACAGTGCTGGAAGCTCCATGGAGCTCTGCATGTACGTACCTATTTCAAGGAAATTTTTGCTCATAAAACCATCACAGAAACAAGGAACAAAACCCCAACAAACTTCACCAAATACAAGAGAGCTTAGATATCTGATTTCATAAAAGAACTAGGCATATATTAAACAGGAAGTCATCAATTAGGAAACAATGTAAAGTtattattacaacaacaacaaacccagtgtaatttcacaataaattaaaaaaatactcaGAATAAATGAATAGGCATGGACTAAAGGTAATCTAGCACAAAATATTTAGATCAGATAAGAGCAGAAATCCCACCTTTCCTCTCTTTCTTCTGTCAAACAACCTATATTCTCACAAGGAGTGCAAAGTTGTCACATTCTATTCCTCTGACTTGCTTATGATTGATAAAGTGCTAATTCAGTTGCTTCATTCTAGCGAATGTAAACCTTTCCTTTTTTGGGTGGTCATCATAAACTAATGTCTCTTTTCCTATAACTAAAAGTTTGAGAATAACGCAACACCAGGAGTTAACATCTCTAAACTCCATATGCTCAATCTATAATATGTCACTGCTTGATGGGGCATAGAGTTCAAAatattgatttgacttgtttaGTATAAGTGGAAGAAGATATATTAAAGCAATGATTAAAAGATAGTTTGATAGAGAATACATCACATCATAGGTTAAGAATTAATTAGTATaataaatttgaatttttaaaaattgtgaaagttatatataaataaaattattatgaAATGTGCTAAACATTTTGCAATGGCTCAAAATGGAAAGAGTATCATGTAAACTGAAACGGAAGGAGTAAAACTTTTCATGGGATTCAACATCTAAAAGAAAAAAGTGCTAGTTGCCCAATACGTTTTCCCAATAAATGTTCATTAAAAACACATTCTTGATTGCCTTCTCAATAAATAAATCAAGCATTTTTCTTTTATGTGGACCTTAGGCGGGCGCCCCTCCAGAGTGCAATGGAGGTCACCAACCTAGGCCATGGGCCTTCTTGATCGCCCATTGACCCCAATAAATGTTGATTAAAAACACATTCTTTATTGCTTTTTCAATAACTAAATCAAGCATCTGTTTCCCCCTTTTTTATAGACCTTAGGGCGCGTGCCCCTCCAACGTGCAATGAAGGTCACCAACCTAGGCCATTGGGCCGTCTCAATAACTAAATCCAGCATCTTAAGCGGTGTTAATCTGGAACCAAATAATCTTGACAATCAAGTAGGTTTAATGTACTTACAGATCTCCTTTGGACATGTATCGCTTGACTATCATCTCATTCTGTTGTGCATCACGTCCACTTATGACTAGATAATTCTCACTGCTGACGAACCAATTAAATTTCTCAAACCAGTGAACTTTGCGCATATGCGAAATCACAGCAACCGTCTTTTCCTACATATTTATAGTACAAAAGGAAGTGTTGTGTCAGTTAGCAGTGTGTATTTAATCACCAAAGAAACTTCAAGTGTAACAATAGGCGTCTCTTGACTTAGTTTAACATTATATCCTCCTTAGTTGCCTGTAACATATTCATCAACAGTCTATAAAGAaactaaatatataaaaaaatgaacATATTCACCTACAGCAATGTGCTTATATATGATCCCAAAAGATGCTTTTAGATAATTGTGGGACCAATCACTAAGCTAACAGTTCAATTCTGCCGATTCTCATAATCAACTTAAATTGATGATACACAGGGAACGTACTATGAAACAATGACATATCTAAACGTCGTTTTCACACAAGATATAAAAGCCAACAGTTCTATGGAGAAGATTTTTAGGAAATCACATCAATAAAAGCTTCTATAGATTGCAATGGGAACTCCAACATCAATGCCCAAAAAGGCCCCTGTAGATGGATTATCAAAAGCTCCTCAGGGTTACAACCACTAAGAAGACAAAGATTTACTGAACATCTAGTACTTTTACAACACAAAATGTGAACGGCCACTGATCAAACTTTTAGCTACCTGAGATAGCTGAAGACGTGTCTTTCTCTCAGCAGCCTTGAAAGCTTTTTCATGTGCAGTTACAGTTTTCTCTTGCTTGCTTTCCTGTCTTTTCTTCATTTCATACCACCGTCGCGCATTTGCATGGGCTGAAAGTGCAAGATCCACTTCAACCTATGAAAAGAGAGCATGAAAACTCACACACAATTACTATCATTCATGCTCAAATAGCTGCATTCTTCAAATCAATCACAAGCTTAAGTAAAGGATTTGAACCATCATTAATACTACACAGGCAGTATATATTAGGTGGGTACAAAAAGTTTTGACACATGTGGGTTCTTAACAGAAAAATTAAAGAGAAAATCCTATCAGCAAAAGATTTTCAGGTCGCCATACCTTGTCGACTGGTTGTGTTTTTTCATCATCATCCATTTCATCAAGATTGTTGCTCAAGAGCAAAGTCATGCAGTTTCTTTCAAGATGGAGCTTGTCAATAAGTCCCGCTACAGGATTTCCAGATCTCTTCTCCTCTTTCACCATTCGAGCCAAATCTTCCCAACTCATTCCATTGGCAAGAGCTACACGTACTGCTAAGATAGCAGCATCAACATCTTCCAAATTGTATTCTATCAATTCTGCCGTCTTAATACAATGTTCAACTTCTTGTTTTAATGTTACTACACGGTTTTCCTGCATCATATCGGAAAAGCTTTTGAACTCAGAAAGCATAGTAGTACAAGGTCCACTGAGATGGTGATGGGACAACAAATGAAGAGTCAATCAAACAAAGCTACAGCAGTGTATCACTTCGGAAATATTTTCTATTAGATAGTTGCAGATTTGAAGCAACCGAACATTGCTAAAGTAAGTTTTACATATTGATGGCTGACCTAGTTTTTCTCTTTCATTATGCAAGGAGCTAGCCTCAATAGAAAAAGAGATCATCCAGACAGAAGTCATTTGACAAACTTAAACAGGAAATAACAATGGTATTTCTTGCTTCCCAAGTCAAATAAAAAAGATCTAGATGAAAGTCAgatttctttgcacgaaaataaATGACAGTATTTTTTTATAGGTGAAAGAAAGTGTAGGAGTCATTATGCTGATTTTAGAATCTTCAATATATGAAGCAGCAGAATGAGGGGAATCTGTCTTCGGTCTTTTTAGTTCTTTATTATCCTTTTGAGCA from Nicotiana tabacum cultivar K326 chromosome 24, ASM71507v2, whole genome shotgun sequence includes:
- the LOC107781168 gene encoding uncharacterized protein LOC107781168, whose protein sequence is MVKVRMNTADVAAEVKCLRRLIGMRCSNVYDLSPKTYVFKLMNSSGVTESGESEKVLLLMESGVRLHTTDYLRDKSNTPSGFTLKLRKHIRTRRLEDVRQLGYDRIVLFQFGLGANAHYVILELYAQGNILLTDSDFMVMTLLRSHRDDDKGLAIMSRHRYPVEICRVFKRTTTEKLQAALMSSAETDKNEGVEDNEQGNDGSDALQQKQGNRKNIKATDSTKKMIDGVRAKSPTLKVVLGEALGYGPALSEHIILDAGLVPNAKIGKGFELEGEMLHSLIEAVKQFEDWLEDVILGEKVPEGYILMQQKALSKKDSSMCNNGASEKMYDEFCPLLLNQFKSRDFMKFEAFNAALDEFYSKIESQRSEQQQKAKESTAMQKLNKIRTDQENRVVTLKQEVEHCIKTAELIEYNLEDVDAAILAVRVALANGMSWEDLARMVKEEKRSGNPVAGLIDKLHLERNCMTLLLSNNLDEMDDDEKTQPVDKVEVDLALSAHANARRWYEMKKRQESKQEKTVTAHEKAFKAAERKTRLQLSQEKTVAVISHMRKVHWFEKFNWFVSSENYLVISGRDAQQNEMIVKRYMSKGDLYVHAELHGASSTVIKNHKPEMPIPPLTLNQAGCFTVCQSQAWDSKIVTSAWWVYPNQVSKTAPTGEYLTVGSFMIRGKKNFLPPHPLIMGFGILFRLDESSLGFHLNERRVRGEEEGLNDAEQSDPSLAIPDSDSEEELSMETSVDKDITDVPNDRSSVAGTSYEVQSNSLLSISDDKVTNSHNSSVKVNSINNDGLSDSLGIMATSGTSQLEDLIDRALEIGSSTASTKNHGVPPLLGSAGQQDNEEKKVTQREKPYITKAERRKLKKGSDSTEGAPARQEKQSEKNQKAQKQCDEDVNNSKSGGGKVIRGQKGKLKKIKEKYADQDEEERRIRMALLASAGKVEKVDQTIQSEKVDAEPDKGAKATTGPEDASKICYKCKKVGHLSRDCQENSDESLQSTANGGDGHSLTSAGNAANDRDRIVMEEEDIHEIGEEEKEKLNDVDYLTGNPLPNDILLYAVPVCGPYNALQSYKYRVKLVPGTVKKGKAAKTAMNLFSHMPEATSREKELMKACTDPELVAAVKGNVKITSAGLTQLKQKQKKSKKSNKAES